The genome window ACCGTGGACAGACCGTTCCTGCCTTTGAAGAGGCTGCATTTAATCAGGAAATTGGAGTAGTTGGTGATCCCGTTCTTTCCCAATTTGGATATCACCTCATATTGGTTACAGCTAAGAATGAAGAAACAACGACTCCCTTTGATGATGTGAAAGATCTGATCAAAGAACAACTTCATCAGCAGGCCAATGAAGAGGACACCATGGCCTATATAGAAGATCTCAGAAATGGAGCAAAGATTATACTACCCGAGTGGGCTACAGTGGAAGCAGAGGCTCCCGTGGTCGCGCCTGCCGCTCAGTCCTAATTTTCATTCTCTTCTAAAATAGTAATAGCCGGGTTTTCCCGGCTATTATTGTTGAATCTCAGATTTTTATTAACGGTAACTCATGATGCCGGAATATTCGATTTTTACATTTTCATTCTTATGATATCGGTTTAGATAGTTCTCTATCATACCCTTATTGAGTTGACGTTCCTTGAATTTAGGACCGAAGAGTATGGTTTCAATCTTCATATTCAACTCTTCCATATTCATATCCAGGTAAGGATAGAAGGCTCCATAGTTGTTGATCCTCCAACTATTCTTATCCAGGAGTGCTCCGGAATCATCATAGTAGATCAGGCGGTACTCTGATTCTTCGGAATAATCGATGTCTTTGATGAAATAACCCCACCGCTGGTAACCTCTGAAGTCAAAATTCTTTTGAAGTTCAGCTTTTATCCTCTTTTTAATCCTCCCTAGAAATGACCCTATGGTTTCTCCATAAAGGATGCGTCCAAATCTCATCTGTTTGTCATAGGGGATTTGACTCAGGTCTAAGCCAATACAGACTCCGCTTCCGTCAGCTCCGTAGAGGCGCCACTGATTTAGACTGTCAAAGCGGTCAGTTAATGAAAAAATAAATCGCTTGGTAATGTTCTGCAGACGGGCTTCATCTATTTCATCATCCAATTGTTCCTTGAGAATTGTATTGTGGCTAATTATTTCTGTGATGTCGTTTAGACCCGCAGGGCTCGAAAACCGGATCTTACCGCTTTTTAAGATTTCAATTAATGCCTGGAATGATGTGTAGTGGTAAAAGGTCCGGGTTTTATCCTGAACATGGATCAATTTGTCAAAAAGAGCCTGTTCTTGTTTCAGGTAAAATACTTCATTTTGAAGATCAAGCTGCACTTCCAGGTTCAGTGTTGGTGGAAAGCCGCTATGACCAAGAGTTTTAAAGAGGGAATCCAATTCCTTCTGAAGAATGTCTTGCATGTTCACGGAGGCCTCCTATGAGTATGTCTGCTTCTATTATACTGTATTGATTGGAAGAGTTTTATATAAAAACTAAAAAAAGGCAGTTGTATCCTCATTGAAAAAGGAACAAGTCGTCAGTCGACGCACAACTGCCTTCATTATCAGTGATTCATAACTGATATCGGTTTTTTCTTTTTGGGAAGACTGATTCTTCGCTTACATTCGGGACAGCGTACCAAGGCTATTTCCGCTTTTTCCGGTGGAATTGCCAAGGGTGTATCACATTCGGGACAATGAAACGCAAGCATGTCTTTTGTTGATGAAATGATAACTAAACCTCCTTTTTAATTTTTTTAAGAAAATGTCTCATGCCTTCGAGGATACCTCCGGCATAAGGTTCTTGTGCAAAATATATATGAGATGTCCTTTTTAAGGACTCAAGATCTGACTCATGATTGGCTACAACTATACCATTTAGATTTCCCGTGAGCATATCGTAGTCATTGCCACTGTTTCCTGCGGTCATGATCCTTTCAGCAGGAATTTTCCATTTATTGGAAAGATAACGGATGGCTTTCCCCTTAGCGGCTCTATAGGGGAGGATATCAACATAAGAACCGTGTGAAAAAATCAGACTGTATTTCAATTTTCGGGCTGCAAGAACTGCGTGAATATCCGGTATGGCCTGAGCGGGATCGCAGGATCTATCGAAGTCATAACTCTTCTTGAATTCCCGCTGGGCTTCAGGGAGTTTTTGTACTGTGATGTAGGGATTTTTTTCCAGTGCCTGGCAAACGCGTTCAGGCCTCCAGTCCTTTTTGATATGAGTGATCCAACCCTTGTCCTGAAGCTTCCCCTGGTAATAGATTTCGGTTCCCACAGAAGTAATAGCAATATCGGGATAGGGAACACCATGGGCTTCGAGAATCATCAGGGCAGATTCAATGTTACGACCCGTTGCTACACCGAATCCAAGCCAGCTTTTATTCTCTTTGATGTATTCTATAAGGAGATCCAGGGAGGCTTTCTCTCCGATCAGGGTGTCGTCAATATCTACAATTAATAAGTGGCTGATGGCATCCAGCCTCTTCCCTATGGTGAGCATGGATGGATCAATTTTGAAAATATCATTGGCTTTTTTGTTAATGAGCTGATTAAACTCATGAATGAGTTTTTCACAGTGATGCTGCCAAGTATATA of Oceanispirochaeta crateris contains these proteins:
- a CDS encoding DUF2971 domain-containing protein, with amino-acid sequence MQDILQKELDSLFKTLGHSGFPPTLNLEVQLDLQNEVFYLKQEQALFDKLIHVQDKTRTFYHYTSFQALIEILKSGKIRFSSPAGLNDITEIISHNTILKEQLDDEIDEARLQNITKRFIFSLTDRFDSLNQWRLYGADGSGVCIGLDLSQIPYDKQMRFGRILYGETIGSFLGRIKKRIKAELQKNFDFRGYQRWGYFIKDIDYSEESEYRLIYYDDSGALLDKNSWRINNYGAFYPYLDMNMEELNMKIETILFGPKFKERQLNKGMIENYLNRYHKNENVKIEYSGIMSYR